The Megalops cyprinoides isolate fMegCyp1 chromosome 12, fMegCyp1.pri, whole genome shotgun sequence genome contains a region encoding:
- the psma3 gene encoding proteasome subunit alpha type-3: MSSIGTGYDLSASTFSPDGRVFQVEYAMKAVENSSTAIGIRCKDGVVFGVEKLVLSKLYEEGSNKRIFNIDRHVGMAVAGLLADARSLAEVAREEAANFRSNYGHDIPLKHLADRVAMYVHAYTLYSAVRPFGCSFILGSYDQDDGPQLYMVDPSGISYGYWGTAIGKAKQAAKTEIEKLQMKEMTCRELVKEVAKIIYIVHDEVKDKAFELELSWVGEVTKGRHELVPKDIKEEAEKYAKDSLEEEDDSDEDNM; this comes from the exons atgagTTCCATCGGCACCGGG tATGATTTGTCAGCATCCACCTTCTCCCCTGATGGGCGGGTATTTCAAGTTGAATATGCCATGAAAGCAGTAGAAAACAGCAG TACAGCGATTGGGATCCGGTGTAAGGATGGTGTGGTCTTTGGTGTGGAGAAGCTGGTCCTATCCAAACTGTACGAGGAAGGCTCCAACAAGCGCATCTTCAACATCGACCGCCATGTCGGAATG GCAGTTGCTGGGCTCCTGGCTGACGCACGGTCTCTCGCTGAAGTGGCCAGAGAGGAGGCCGCAAATTTCCGGTCCAATTACGGCCATGACATCCCACTGAAG CATCTTGCAGACAGAGTGGCCATGTATGTCCACGCCTACACGTTATACAGCGCGGTGCGGCCCTTTGGGTGCAG CTTCATACTTGGGTCCTACGATCAAGATGACGGTCCACAGCTGTACATGGTGGACCCCTCTGGAATTTCCTAT GGTTACTGGGGGACTGCTATTGGAAAGGCCAAGCAAGCTGCAAAAACAGAGATTGAAAAGCTCCAG ATGAAGGAAATGACCTGCAGGGAGCTGGTGAAAGAGGTGGCGAAAAT aaTCTACATTGTGCATGACGAGGTGAAAGACAAAGCCTTTGAGCTGGAGCTCAGCTGGGTAGGAGAAG TGACAAAAGGCAGACATGAGCTGGTACCAAAAGACATCAAAGAGGAGGCAGAAAAATATGCTAAG GATTCCCTGGAAGAAGAGGATGACTCTGATGAagacaatatgtaa